From a single Nostoc sp. MS1 genomic region:
- a CDS encoding SWIM zinc finger domain-containing protein: protein MSLPQISEFTVRRYANAKSFQRGEAYFEAGAVTTITQRGQQIQAEVEGNERLPYRISVDFDDKGVASAKCTCAYNFDGWCKHIVATILVTTRQPEIIEQRPTLEQLLDRLDHVQTQRLLQELVAEQPQLIDVIDQHVSWMTNPVPKPISTQPGRQISVNLAAIRGQVKQILRDAVRYFEEGYEEDPITEDLFSLVQTALEFSGQGESDNAIAILEAITSTCAENWAEVLEYGADNDEIAWELNLAWCEVILSTELTSEEKVDIQVSLEVWQDEWNADFSMTLDALRQGWDYPPLLRVLQGDISEMGVWERELPNYADDLALIRLKILERQERYQEYLYLAQAEGQTQEYLTMLGRLGRVEEALAAAETQMKSIEDAFALAKTLAEQGSLPEALDIALAGFNLPGSCQYELGIWTSDLAEALGHPQAALVALMAAFQVKPCFVDYQRMTELAGEKWESIKTELLRIIRTCRIWGVESAKVDIFLHEGLIEDAISTVTELSSYNSALIHRVMEAAVYHNPDWVIANARRRAEKIMDEGKAEYYGDAIAWLKKVRAAYIQSSRQADWSKYREKLIEIHTRKRKLMAMFKEPGMA, encoded by the coding sequence ATGTCTCTACCCCAAATCAGTGAATTTACAGTCCGTCGTTACGCTAACGCCAAATCTTTCCAACGCGGAGAGGCTTATTTTGAAGCGGGTGCTGTGACTACAATTACTCAACGTGGTCAGCAGATACAGGCAGAGGTTGAGGGTAATGAACGATTACCTTATCGAATATCTGTAGACTTTGATGACAAAGGTGTAGCTTCGGCGAAGTGTACTTGTGCTTATAATTTTGATGGTTGGTGTAAACATATTGTCGCTACGATACTAGTCACCACAAGGCAACCAGAAATTATTGAACAGCGTCCGACATTAGAACAATTGTTAGATCGCTTAGATCATGTCCAGACTCAAAGGCTGTTACAGGAATTAGTTGCAGAACAACCCCAACTAATTGATGTGATCGATCAACACGTTAGCTGGATGACTAATCCTGTACCCAAACCAATATCCACACAACCTGGACGACAAATCAGTGTTAATCTAGCTGCCATTCGTGGACAAGTTAAGCAAATTCTGCGGGATGCAGTTCGTTATTTTGAGGAAGGGTATGAGGAAGACCCGATTACAGAAGATTTATTTAGTTTGGTGCAAACTGCCTTAGAATTTTCTGGGCAAGGTGAGAGTGATAATGCGATCGCTATTTTGGAAGCCATCACCTCTACCTGTGCGGAAAATTGGGCAGAGGTATTAGAATACGGTGCTGATAATGATGAAATTGCCTGGGAATTAAATCTGGCTTGGTGTGAAGTCATTCTTTCTACTGAACTGACATCAGAGGAAAAAGTTGATATCCAGGTGAGTTTGGAAGTTTGGCAGGATGAATGGAACGCTGATTTCAGCATGACTTTAGATGCTTTGCGTCAAGGTTGGGACTATCCGCCACTATTGCGGGTTCTCCAAGGTGATATTAGTGAAATGGGTGTATGGGAACGAGAACTTCCCAACTACGCTGATGATTTGGCACTTATTCGTCTAAAAATCCTCGAACGTCAGGAACGTTACCAAGAATATCTGTATTTAGCCCAAGCAGAAGGACAAACCCAAGAATATTTAACCATGTTGGGGCGCTTAGGCAGAGTAGAGGAAGCACTGGCGGCGGCGGAAACGCAGATGAAATCGATTGAAGATGCTTTTGCCTTAGCTAAAACCCTAGCTGAACAAGGCTCATTACCAGAAGCATTAGATATAGCCCTAGCTGGATTTAATTTACCAGGAAGCTGTCAGTATGAATTAGGTATATGGACAAGCGATTTAGCCGAGGCGCTAGGCCATCCTCAAGCGGCTTTAGTTGCACTCATGGCGGCTTTTCAAGTCAAACCCTGCTTTGTCGATTACCAAAGAATGACAGAACTAGCGGGAGAAAAGTGGGAAAGTATTAAAACAGAGTTGTTAAGGATTATCCGCACCTGTAGGATCTGGGGAGTAGAATCAGCCAAAGTGGATATATTTCTGCATGAAGGACTGATTGAAGATGCTATTTCCACCGTGACCGAACTCAGTTCTTATAATTCTGCCTTAATTCACAGAGTTATGGAAGCGGCTGTATATCATAACCCAGACTGGGTAATAGCTAACGCCCGTCGCCGTGCTGAAAAAATTATGGATGAGGGCAAGGCAGAATATTATGGTGATGCGATCGCTTGGCTGAAAAAGGTACGAGCTGCTTATATACAATCTAGCAGGCAAGCTGATTGGTCAAAATATCGAGAAAAGTTAATAGAAATTCACACCCGTAAACGAAAATTGATGGCAATGTTTAAAGAACCAGGAATGGCTTAA
- the lpdA gene encoding dihydrolipoyl dehydrogenase, with the protein MTHEFDYDLVIIGAGVGGHGAALHAVSCGLKTAIIEAADMGGTCVNRGCIPSKALLAASGRVRELRDAHHLKSLGIQIGNVEFDRLAIANHANNLVSKIQGDLTNSLKRLGVDIIRGWGKIAGTQKITVTGDGSEKTITAKDIILSPGSVPFVPPGIEVDGKTVFTSDQGVKLETLPDWVAIIGSGYIGLEFSDIYSALGCEITLIEALDQLMPGFDRDIAKIAERVLITPRDIETKVGIYAKKVIPGSPVVIELADFKTKEVVDVIEVDACLVATGRIPATKNLGLESIGVELDRRNFIPVDDRMAVLSAGEVVPHLWAIGDANGKMMLAHAASAQGIVAVENIIGRERKIDYRSIPAAAFTHPEVSYVGLTETGAKELGQAEGFEIATSRSYFKGNSKALAENEADGIAKVIYRKDTGEVLGVHIFGLHASDLIHEASAAVANRQSVQTLAHLVHAHPTLSEVLDEAYKRAIV; encoded by the coding sequence GTGACTCATGAATTTGATTACGATTTAGTCATAATAGGCGCTGGTGTAGGGGGACATGGCGCAGCCCTACACGCTGTCAGTTGTGGCCTGAAGACGGCGATTATCGAAGCAGCCGACATGGGGGGAACCTGTGTCAACCGAGGCTGTATTCCATCGAAGGCGCTGTTGGCTGCTTCTGGACGTGTGCGGGAATTACGCGATGCCCATCACCTGAAGTCTTTGGGAATCCAAATTGGTAATGTGGAGTTTGATCGCCTAGCGATCGCCAACCATGCCAATAATCTGGTTTCTAAAATTCAAGGGGATTTAACCAATAGCCTCAAACGTTTGGGAGTCGATATCATTAGAGGTTGGGGTAAAATTGCCGGGACACAAAAAATCACCGTCACAGGTGATGGTAGTGAAAAAACCATCACGGCTAAGGATATCATCCTTTCCCCCGGTTCTGTACCCTTTGTACCTCCAGGTATTGAAGTAGACGGTAAAACCGTTTTCACCAGCGACCAAGGCGTGAAGTTAGAAACCCTACCTGATTGGGTGGCCATTATTGGTAGTGGTTACATTGGTTTAGAATTTTCGGATATTTACTCAGCTTTGGGCTGTGAAATCACCTTGATTGAAGCCCTCGACCAGCTAATGCCAGGGTTTGACCGTGATATTGCCAAAATCGCGGAACGGGTGCTAATTACGCCCCGCGATATTGAAACTAAAGTCGGGATATACGCCAAAAAAGTTATTCCTGGTTCACCAGTAGTAATTGAATTGGCAGATTTCAAAACTAAGGAAGTTGTTGATGTTATCGAGGTTGATGCTTGCCTAGTAGCCACAGGACGCATCCCAGCTACCAAAAACCTTGGTTTAGAGTCGATTGGTGTTGAACTTGACCGTCGCAACTTTATTCCTGTTGACGATCGCATGGCAGTGTTATCAGCTGGGGAAGTAGTACCCCATCTGTGGGCGATTGGTGATGCCAATGGCAAAATGATGCTGGCACACGCCGCTTCTGCCCAAGGCATTGTCGCCGTCGAAAATATCATCGGCCGGGAAAGGAAGATAGATTACCGCAGCATCCCAGCCGCCGCATTTACCCATCCAGAAGTGAGTTACGTCGGCTTAACCGAAACAGGCGCTAAGGAACTAGGACAAGCTGAAGGTTTTGAAATCGCCACCAGCAGAAGTTACTTCAAAGGTAATTCCAAAGCCTTGGCCGAAAACGAAGCCGACGGTATAGCTAAAGTCATCTACCGCAAAGACACCGGGGAAGTTTTAGGCGTACATATTTTTGGTTTACACGCCTCCGACCTCATCCACGAAGCATCCGCCGCCGTAGCCAATCGGCAAAGCGTCCAAACTCTAGCCCATCTAGTCCACGCCCACCCAACATTATCAGAAGTGTTGGATGAAGCGTATAAACGAGCGATTGTTTAG
- the trpC gene encoding indole-3-glycerol phosphate synthase TrpC, with translation MQIRRRQPSPAVNVSILRYQVALPDSAPNNILEEIVWQKETEVDQWRDKVPLLELQKQARNAPPTRDFIAALKNGRTTPALIAEVKKASPSKGVFREDFDPVAIALSYQQGGASCLSVLTDAKFFQGSFDNLAKVRASVDLPLLCKDFVIYPYQMYLARIQGADAVLLIAAILSDQDLQYFIKIAKALNMAALIEVHNLEELDRVLALDGVSLIGINNRNLEDFSVDLQTTCELLAARGSQLQERDILVVSESGLHNPEDLSVVSQAGASAVLIGESLVKQPDPEIAITNLFSIK, from the coding sequence ATGCAAATCCGTCGCCGACAACCAAGTCCTGCTGTCAATGTATCAATTTTGCGTTATCAGGTCGCCTTACCAGATTCAGCACCTAACAATATTTTGGAAGAGATAGTCTGGCAAAAGGAAACAGAAGTTGACCAATGGCGCGACAAGGTTCCCTTGCTAGAACTACAAAAGCAAGCGCGGAATGCACCCCCAACCCGTGATTTTATCGCCGCTTTGAAAAATGGTAGAACTACACCTGCCTTAATTGCCGAGGTGAAAAAGGCTTCACCCAGCAAAGGGGTGTTTCGGGAAGATTTTGACCCAGTAGCGATCGCCTTATCTTATCAACAAGGTGGTGCTAGTTGTCTTTCGGTATTAACGGATGCCAAGTTTTTTCAAGGTAGCTTTGACAACTTAGCAAAAGTCCGTGCATCTGTAGATTTACCCCTACTGTGCAAGGATTTTGTTATTTATCCATATCAAATGTATCTGGCACGGATTCAAGGTGCAGATGCAGTATTATTAATAGCCGCCATCCTCAGCGATCAAGATTTACAGTACTTCATTAAAATCGCCAAAGCTTTAAATATGGCAGCTTTGATCGAAGTTCACAACTTAGAAGAACTCGACCGAGTATTAGCTCTAGATGGCGTATCTTTAATAGGAATTAATAACCGTAACCTCGAAGATTTTTCTGTAGACTTGCAAACTACTTGTGAACTTTTAGCCGCTAGAGGTAGCCAGTTACAAGAACGCGATATTTTAGTCGTGAGTGAGTCGGGACTACATAACCCAGAAGACTTGAGTGTAGTATCCCAAGCTGGTGCTAGTGCCGTGTTAATCGGTGAATCATTAGTAAAACAACCAGATCCAGAAATTGCGATCACTAATTTATTCTCCATTAAGTAG
- a CDS encoding DUF5340 domain-containing protein: MEQLPLPSPIHYELILQLLERQTMSAASQNPELRHQVNQLIITLRKAAAQQKQIEEVCKLYSLDIEHRWSINHHSKEVATPD; this comes from the coding sequence ATGGAGCAACTTCCCCTACCATCGCCCATCCATTACGAACTCATACTCCAATTATTAGAAAGACAAACCATGTCAGCAGCCAGCCAAAACCCTGAACTGCGACATCAGGTTAATCAACTAATTATTACATTGCGAAAAGCCGCAGCCCAACAAAAGCAAATAGAAGAAGTTTGTAAACTTTATTCTTTAGATATAGAACACCGTTGGTCAATTAACCATCACAGTAAGGAAGTTGCAACCCCTGATTAG
- a CDS encoding pyridoxal-phosphate-dependent aminotransferase family protein — protein sequence MMPGPTPVPEAVLLALAKHPIGHRTKQFSDILVEVTANLKWLHQTENDVLMLNVSGTGAVEAGIINFLSAGDRILVGANGKFGERWVEVSQAYGLNVETITAEWGKPLDPSLFAEKLQADTQKQIKAVVITHSETSTGVLNDLPTINHHVKEHGTALIIVDAITSLGVVNVPVDTWGLDVVVSSSQKAYMTPPGIGFVCVSNKAWEAYQTAKLPKYFLDLGKYRQAAAKDTTPFSPPVNLIVALQVALRMLKEEGLESIFARHERLKNATRAAIKGLNLPLLVEDSFASPALTAVVPQKIEADTIRSFLKKRFDLELAGGQDQLKNKIFRIGHLGFVSDRDILSCIASLEVVLTELGYTDFIPGAGVAAATKVFKT from the coding sequence ATGATGCCCGGCCCCACACCAGTACCAGAAGCTGTCTTACTGGCGTTAGCCAAGCACCCCATTGGCCACCGTACCAAACAATTTAGCGATATTTTGGTAGAGGTAACGGCAAACCTGAAATGGCTACATCAAACGGAAAATGATGTACTCATGCTCAATGTTAGTGGTACAGGGGCAGTAGAAGCCGGCATCATCAATTTTCTCTCAGCAGGCGATCGCATTTTGGTCGGTGCTAATGGTAAATTTGGAGAGCGTTGGGTAGAAGTTAGCCAAGCATACGGATTAAATGTAGAAACTATTACGGCAGAATGGGGCAAACCTTTAGACCCTTCACTATTTGCCGAAAAACTCCAAGCTGATACCCAAAAGCAAATCAAAGCAGTTGTAATTACTCACAGCGAAACCTCAACGGGTGTGTTGAATGATTTGCCAACCATCAACCACCATGTGAAAGAACACGGTACAGCTTTGATAATTGTGGATGCGATTACTAGCTTAGGTGTTGTGAATGTGCCTGTTGATACTTGGGGGTTAGATGTGGTCGTTTCTAGTTCCCAAAAAGCTTACATGACCCCACCAGGGATAGGATTTGTCTGTGTGAGCAACAAAGCATGGGAAGCTTATCAAACAGCAAAATTACCCAAGTATTTTTTAGATTTGGGTAAATATCGTCAAGCAGCAGCTAAAGATACCACTCCTTTTAGTCCACCTGTGAACTTGATTGTAGCCTTACAAGTCGCATTAAGGATGTTAAAAGAAGAAGGCTTAGAATCAATATTTGCTCGACATGAAAGATTAAAAAATGCCACCCGTGCAGCAATTAAAGGGTTAAATTTACCGTTATTAGTAGAGGATAGTTTTGCCAGTCCCGCGCTAACTGCTGTAGTACCTCAAAAAATAGAAGCTGATACAATCCGCTCATTTTTAAAGAAACGTTTTGATTTAGAACTAGCGGGTGGTCAAGACCAACTAAAAAACAAAATTTTCCGTATAGGTCACTTGGGATTTGTGAGCGATCGCGATATCCTTAGCTGTATTGCCTCCCTGGAAGTTGTCCTGACTGAACTCGGTTACACAGACTTCATCCCCGGCGCTGGCGTAGCAGCAGCCACTAAAGTTTTCAAAACATGA
- a CDS encoding DUF2949 domain-containing protein codes for MTIQTKQGGALQMSPSTYSRLIHFLQEDLSISAASLAVALRHREQDPGPLPMILWQYGLITLDQLEKIYDWLETA; via the coding sequence ATGACCATTCAGACTAAACAGGGAGGTGCGTTACAGATGTCACCATCTACATATTCAAGGCTTATTCATTTTCTTCAGGAAGATTTATCAATTTCCGCAGCATCGTTGGCTGTAGCACTACGTCATCGAGAACAAGACCCAGGCCCTTTACCCATGATTCTTTGGCAGTACGGTTTAATTACCCTAGATCAATTAGAAAAAATTTATGATTGGTTAGAGACAGCGTAA
- a CDS encoding DUF192 domain-containing protein has protein sequence MIRWLTLIPILFSILLMACSSQNTAKPPADNASSPPAVLTNAGQTLPISAKATVPNGTIIDLEVARTTEQQQMGLMYRPALPDNRGMLFPFGSPQPVQFWMKNVPVGLDMVFLQNGVVKYIETAAPPCASEPCPTYGPNVPIDTVIELRSGRASELKLRTGDSIKIEFLNSSK, from the coding sequence ATGATACGTTGGTTAACTTTAATTCCCATTCTTTTCAGTATTTTACTCATGGCTTGTTCTTCGCAAAATACAGCCAAACCTCCGGCAGATAATGCCAGTTCACCGCCTGCGGTACTGACCAATGCAGGACAAACACTACCCATTTCTGCCAAAGCAACTGTTCCAAATGGTACAATCATTGACCTGGAAGTAGCACGGACAACAGAACAGCAACAAATGGGACTAATGTATCGTCCAGCGTTACCAGATAACCGAGGAATGCTGTTTCCCTTTGGTTCACCACAACCAGTACAATTTTGGATGAAAAATGTACCCGTTGGCTTGGATATGGTCTTTTTGCAAAACGGTGTGGTGAAGTATATAGAAACGGCTGCACCTCCTTGTGCTAGTGAGCCTTGTCCTACTTATGGCCCTAACGTCCCCATCGATACAGTAATTGAATTACGCTCAGGTAGGGCATCTGAGTTAAAGTTGCGGACTGGAGATAGTATTAAAATTGAGTTTTTGAACTCCAGTAAGTGA
- a CDS encoding restriction endonuclease — MKIVQEVSLINIGSFAESSDWSIVRAEIHDAISVIVHPPGTSSFTINPKKHGNGVKPIKEACMLALKDRFDWRLETAINYATKSPGKVDATKVIENHLFALEWETGNISSSHRAVNKLVLGLLRGIFLGAALVLPSRRLYPYLTDRIGNYEELEPYFDVWRSVQLSEGFLAIFVIEHDQLDSNVPTLTKGTDGRALI; from the coding sequence ATGAAAATTGTTCAAGAGGTTTCTTTAATCAATATTGGGAGTTTTGCAGAATCTAGCGATTGGTCTATTGTTCGTGCTGAAATTCATGATGCTATCTCTGTGATTGTTCATCCTCCAGGTACATCCAGCTTTACTATTAATCCAAAAAAGCATGGCAATGGTGTTAAACCTATTAAAGAAGCTTGTATGCTTGCATTAAAAGATAGATTTGACTGGAGGTTAGAAACTGCAATTAATTATGCAACAAAATCTCCAGGAAAAGTTGATGCTACAAAAGTCATCGAAAATCATCTTTTTGCCCTTGAGTGGGAAACTGGGAATATTTCCTCTAGTCATAGAGCCGTTAATAAATTAGTTCTCGGATTACTACGTGGTATTTTTCTAGGTGCTGCTTTAGTACTTCCTAGCCGGAGACTTTACCCATATTTAACTGATAGAATCGGTAACTATGAAGAGTTAGAGCCATACTTTGATGTTTGGCGGTCTGTTCAGTTATCAGAGGGTTTTCTGGCAATCTTTGTCATTGAACATGATCAGTTAGATAGTAATGTACCAACCCTTACTAAAGGAACAGATGGTCGCGCGTTAATTTGA
- a CDS encoding DNA-methyltransferase yields MTSMLPFQLITTDFATQKGLKQVYLSEYGILYQGDCLQFLSSLPNESVDVVFADPPFNLGKEYGAGLSDRLDADKYLIWSQQWLSESIRILKNGGSLFIFNLPQWCIEYGAYLNRQGMCFRHWIACRMPKAFPRGKKMSPAHYGLLYYTKGEPAVFNKVYTPIQVCRHCGGEIRDYGGHRKKLNEKGINLMDVWDSPEDVWEDASEADSNDILWTLTEEMWTDIPPVRHRQHKKRVPNELAPIMLERIIAMTSNPGQIVVDPFGGSGTTFYAAEKLKRYWIGSEIGDTMPAVERLTDLANGIIEQWESARGSKKSKQRKITASQLSIPYTT; encoded by the coding sequence ATGACATCAATGCTCCCTTTTCAGCTGATTACCACTGATTTTGCGACTCAAAAAGGATTAAAACAGGTTTATCTCAGTGAGTATGGAATCCTTTATCAAGGAGATTGTTTGCAATTTTTGTCATCATTACCGAATGAGTCTGTAGATGTAGTTTTTGCCGACCCACCTTTTAATCTGGGTAAGGAATATGGAGCAGGTTTAAGCGATCGCTTGGATGCTGATAAATATTTAATATGGTCACAACAATGGTTAAGTGAGAGCATTCGTATACTTAAGAATGGTGGAAGTTTATTTATATTTAACCTACCTCAATGGTGTATTGAATATGGTGCATATCTCAACCGTCAAGGAATGTGTTTTCGACATTGGATAGCTTGCAGAATGCCAAAAGCTTTTCCTAGAGGTAAGAAAATGTCTCCCGCTCACTACGGACTACTTTATTACACTAAAGGTGAACCAGCCGTCTTTAATAAAGTTTATACACCAATTCAAGTTTGCCGACATTGCGGTGGAGAAATTCGTGATTATGGAGGACATCGCAAAAAACTTAACGAAAAAGGTATCAACTTAATGGATGTTTGGGATTCGCCGGAAGATGTTTGGGAAGATGCTTCTGAAGCAGACTCTAATGATATTTTATGGACATTAACAGAAGAAATGTGGACAGATATTCCCCCAGTTAGGCATCGTCAGCATAAAAAGAGAGTTCCTAACGAACTTGCCCCTATTATGTTAGAAAGAATCATCGCAATGACATCGAATCCGGGGCAAATTGTAGTTGATCCATTTGGTGGTTCTGGTACTACATTTTATGCGGCGGAAAAGTTAAAACGTTACTGGATTGGTTCAGAAATTGGTGATACTATGCCAGCAGTAGAAAGATTAACTGATTTAGCTAACGGAATTATTGAACAATGGGAATCAGCAAGAGGAAGTAAGAAATCTAAGCAAAGAAAAATCACAGCCTCACAACTATCAATTCCCTATACAACATAG
- a CDS encoding helix-turn-helix domain-containing protein, with translation MTEADNNSHELLSVAQAAKLLGVSRQRVHDLIKNGQILACKLGRYYYIEHAEVDRYKNQPTGKPYQPRTTTVITKSIDNCQ, from the coding sequence ATGACAGAAGCTGATAACAATAGTCATGAATTACTTTCTGTAGCTCAAGCTGCTAAATTACTTGGTGTCTCTCGTCAGCGAGTACACGACTTAATTAAGAATGGTCAAATTCTAGCTTGCAAACTTGGGCGTTACTACTATATAGAACATGCTGAAGTAGATAGATATAAGAATCAACCTACTGGAAAACCTTATCAGCCACGTACTACAACTGTTATTACAAAGTCTATTGACAATTGTCAATAG
- a CDS encoding NB-ARC domain-containing protein: MSNSLKASTAGLVIVDKARQRLGWTKTSTARWWQDAHTSRATLRRFWQGDRIQQEIFIAICQAVGIHNWETIADIPNADAEAISTPYFDWDEAPDVESFYGRSRELAQLEQLIIADACKLVAIVGIGGIGKTALALALVDHVQSKFEGLIWRNLQTAPYLSSLLESLLNILGETVIDNIPQATTKLIHLLQQRRYLLILDGVEAVFSQPEYSQFLQQLSNNRHHSCVLITSREQPKFINDTNTVRSLTLKGLPKTEALELLKSRGFPDKELGLSALIQLYRGHPLALKLVSPLIQSVFAGNIAAFLRQNTVVIGDRLRAILKQQFEQLVDLEQDILYWLAIWQEPISFARLQTHLVISVDPATLLEGIIALERRSLLEKWVGSGDTSFTLQPLVMKFVTDELVEKATQEIQQVVESGDIRYCKILRTHWLLRPGSDDIVGDRILSQLREKLWRVYGATLPQKLEQILLLLKDKTPLAIGYIGCNLASLSLY, translated from the coding sequence ATGTCCAACTCCCTTAAGGCATCAACAGCAGGACTGGTAATTGTAGACAAGGCGCGTCAACGTCTGGGGTGGACGAAAACCAGCACAGCGCGTTGGTGGCAAGATGCACATACATCTAGGGCGACGTTACGGCGATTTTGGCAAGGCGATCGCATTCAGCAAGAAATCTTCATTGCTATCTGTCAAGCTGTCGGTATTCATAATTGGGAAACGATTGCAGATATACCTAATGCAGATGCAGAAGCTATTTCTACACCCTACTTTGATTGGGATGAAGCGCCTGATGTAGAAAGTTTTTACGGGCGGAGTAGGGAATTAGCACAGTTAGAACAATTGATTATCGCTGATGCGTGTAAATTAGTTGCTATTGTTGGTATCGGTGGTATCGGGAAAACTGCCCTAGCGTTGGCTTTAGTAGACCATGTGCAGTCAAAATTTGAAGGCTTAATTTGGCGTAACCTCCAGACTGCACCATATTTAAGTTCTCTCCTTGAGAGTCTTTTGAATATCTTGGGTGAAACTGTTATTGATAATATTCCACAAGCTACCACAAAACTCATTCACCTCTTGCAACAGCGCCGCTATTTGCTGATTTTGGATGGAGTGGAGGCTGTTTTTTCACAACCAGAATATAGTCAATTTTTGCAACAGTTAAGTAATAATCGCCATCATAGCTGTGTTCTGATTACCAGCCGTGAACAGCCAAAATTTATTAACGATACAAACACAGTCCGCAGCCTCACCTTAAAAGGTTTGCCAAAAACTGAGGCACTAGAACTATTAAAATCAAGAGGGTTTCCAGACAAAGAACTGGGACTATCAGCCTTAATTCAACTTTATCGCGGTCATCCTCTAGCCTTGAAGTTGGTGTCACCGTTGATTCAATCTGTGTTTGCGGGGAATATTGCGGCGTTTTTGCGCCAGAATACTGTAGTAATTGGCGATCGCTTACGTGCTATTCTCAAGCAGCAGTTTGAACAACTTGTTGATTTAGAGCAAGATATTCTTTATTGGTTAGCCATTTGGCAAGAACCTATATCTTTTGCTCGTTTACAAACCCATTTGGTGATATCTGTCGATCCTGCCACTCTTCTGGAAGGAATTATCGCATTAGAGAGGCGATCGCTACTGGAAAAATGGGTTGGTAGCGGTGATACATCATTTACATTACAACCTTTAGTGATGAAGTTTGTTACCGACGAATTAGTAGAAAAGGCTACCCAAGAAATTCAGCAAGTAGTGGAAAGTGGTGATATTCGCTATTGTAAAATACTACGAACCCATTGGTTATTACGTCCTGGTAGCGATGATATAGTAGGCGATCGCATCTTATCTCAACTCCGGGAAAAACTTTGGCGGGTATATGGTGCGACTCTGCCACAAAAGCTGGAACAGATTCTCCTGTTATTGAAAGATAAAACCCCTTTGGCAATTGGTTACATCGGTTGTAACTTAGCGTCACTCTCGCTGTATTGA
- the rppA gene encoding two-component system response regulator RppA, translated as MLILLVEDDPAQLEPLRTALLKVGHTVDAIADGETAQWFAFNKNYDLLILDWMLPKLSGLELCQVYRSAGKVAPVLMLTAKDTVTNKVAGLDAGADDYLVKPVDVLELLARVRALGRRSPMWQGDKISLGNLHLHLSNLTIEYNSATTQLSSREFQLMEYFMRHPRQILSHDQIEQALWSFGEEPESNAVTTLIRRLRQRLQVIDARDSIETVHRVGYRLNPPA; from the coding sequence ATGTTGATCTTACTGGTGGAAGACGATCCAGCACAGTTAGAGCCATTACGTACAGCATTGTTGAAGGTTGGGCATACAGTTGATGCGATCGCAGATGGAGAAACAGCCCAATGGTTCGCCTTTAATAAGAATTATGATTTATTGATTTTAGATTGGATGTTGCCCAAGTTAAGCGGGTTAGAACTGTGCCAAGTATATCGCAGTGCTGGGAAAGTTGCTCCTGTGCTGATGTTAACAGCAAAAGACACAGTTACCAATAAGGTGGCAGGTTTGGATGCTGGAGCTGATGATTACTTAGTCAAACCAGTGGATGTGTTAGAGTTACTGGCGCGAGTACGAGCATTGGGTAGGCGATCGCCAATGTGGCAAGGAGATAAAATCAGCTTGGGTAATTTGCACCTACATTTATCTAATTTGACTATTGAATATAATTCAGCTACAACTCAGCTTTCCAGCCGAGAGTTTCAATTGATGGAATATTTTATGCGCCATCCTCGGCAGATTTTATCCCACGACCAAATTGAGCAAGCTCTTTGGAGTTTTGGAGAAGAACCAGAAAGTAATGCAGTTACAACTTTAATTCGCCGCCTCCGCCAACGTCTGCAAGTAATTGATGCTAGAGATTCAATAGAAACAGTCCATCGTGTCGGCTATCGCTTAAATCCACCTGCATAA
- a CDS encoding transposase, producing the protein MAGKFEGLSDMEWKLFEDIFPKEPENRGRGMPHAPFRHVLNTLLYILITGCRWCDAPTGEIWASKSAAHRWLQRWETDGTLESLQARILGIAEERSLINWNYGAVDGSFSPWQRWR; encoded by the coding sequence ATGGCGGGGAAATTTGAAGGGTTAAGTGATATGGAGTGGAAGTTGTTTGAAGATATATTCCCCAAGGAACCAGAAAACAGAGGAAGGGGAATGCCTCATGCACCATTTCGTCATGTACTGAACACGTTATTGTATATATTGATAACAGGATGCCGTTGGTGTGATGCTCCCACAGGAGAAATCTGGGCATCAAAAAGTGCAGCGCACAGATGGTTGCAACGTTGGGAAACGGACGGAACTTTGGAAAGTTTACAAGCAAGGATACTAGGAATTGCAGAGGAAAGAAGCCTAATCAACTGGAATTACGGTGCTGTTGATGGGTCTTTTTCCCCCTGGCAAAGGTGGCGGTGA